A section of the Triticum dicoccoides isolate Atlit2015 ecotype Zavitan chromosome 7A, WEW_v2.0, whole genome shotgun sequence genome encodes:
- the LOC119334278 gene encoding tricin synthase 1-like, with amino-acid sequence MATYRPDSNTLLADDSILEYVLETTVYPREQERLRELRLITQQHAKSFMGSSPDQMQFFSVLLKMIGASNTIEVGVFTGYSLLTTALALPAGGKVVAIDASREYYELGRPVIEKAGVAHKVDFREGDGVAELDKILSEDGGARAGTFDFAYADADKLQYAGYHERLLRLVRVGGAIAYDNTLWGGSVAMPRDKPGSSEYDRRVRDSFLEFNAAVAADDRVEACIVPIADGVTLCRRVK; translated from the exons ATGGCGACCTACCGTCCGGACAGCAACACCCTCCTGGCGGACGACTCGATCCTGGAG TACGTGCTGGAGACGACGGTGTACCCGCGGGAGCAGGAGCGCCTGCGCGAGCTCCGCCTCATCACGCAGCAGCACGCCAA GTCCTTCATGGGGTCGTCGCCGGACCAGATGCAGTTCTTCTCCGTCCTGCTCAAGATGATCGGCGCCAGCAACACAATCGAGGTCGGCGTGTTCACCGGATACTCACTGCTCACCACCGCTCTCGCCCTCCCCGCCGGCGGCAAG GTGGTGGCGATCGATGCGAGCCGGGAGTACTACGAGCTGGGGCGGCCGGTGATCGAGAAGGCCGGCGTCGCGCACAAGGTGGACTTCCGCGAGGGCGACGGGGTCGCCGAGCTCGACAAGATCCTGTCCGAGGACGGCGGCGCCAGGGCCGGCACGTTCGACTTCGCGTACGCGGACGCGGACAAGCTGCAGTACGCGGGGTACCACGAGCGGCTGCTGCGCCTGGTGCGCGTCGGCGGCGCCATCGCCTACGACAACACGCTCTGGGGCGGCTCCGTGGCCATGCCCCGCGACAAACCGGGCAGCTCCGAATACGACCGCCGGGTGCGGGACAGCTTCCTTGAgttcaacgccgccgtcgccgcagacGACCGCGTCGAGGCCTGCATCGTCCCCATCGCCGACGGCGTCACGCTGTGCCGCCGCGTCAAATGA
- the LOC119330839 gene encoding magnesium protoporphyrin IX methyltransferase, chloroplastic-like — MARAAVSTAPLSRLHSRTLSVPCHSLSSQLRIHQQRRPLTVASALPEVADLPGLSLPAVAAAAAALAAAVSLSDPERRRKAQAEAVGGGDKEAVRAYFNSTGFERWRRIYDPATDDVNRVQLDIREGHAQTVAATLAMLRDAPDVPLAGATVCDAGCGTGSLSIPLASAGASVLASDISAAMVSEAQRQAALAAGSSPGFRMPRFEVRDLESLEGRYDVVVCLDVLIHYPREEAQKMIRHLASLSEKRLVISFAPKTLYFDVLKRVGELFPGPSKATRAYLHSEKDIEEALRAAGWRVKNKGFISTQFYFAKLYEAVPVAAGSS; from the coding sequence ATGGCgcgcgccgccgtctccaccgcgccGCTCTCCCGCCTCCACTCCCGGACGCTTTCCGTCCCGTGCCACTCTCTGTCCTCGCAGCTCCGCATTCACCAGCAGCGCAGGCCGCTCACCGTCGCCTCGGCGCTGCCGGAGGTCGCGGACCTGCCCGGGCTCTCCCTGCCCGCCGTGGCGGCCGCGGCAGCCGCGCTCGCGGCGGCGGTGTCCCTCTCCGATCCGGAGCGCCGGCGCAAGGCGCAGGCGGAGGCGGTGGGCGGCGGGGACAAGGAGGCGGTGCGCGCCTACTTCAACTCCACGGGCTTCGAGCGGTGGCGCCGGATCTACGACCCGGCCACGGACGACGTGAACCGCGTGCAGCTGGACATCCGCGAGGGCCACGCGCAGACGGTGGCCGCCACTCTTGCCATGCTGCGGGACGCCCCCGACGTGCCCCTCGCCGGCGCCACGGTGTGCGACGCCGGGTGCGGGACCGGGTCGCTGTCCATCCCGCTGGCCTCCGCGGGGGCCTCCGTGCTGGCCTCCGACATCTCCGCCGCCATGGTCTCGGAGGCGCAGCGGCAGGCCGCTCTCGCCGCCGGGTCATCGCCGGGGTTCCGCATGCCGCGGTTCGAGGTGCGGGACCTGGAGAGCCTGGAGGGGCGGTACGACGTGGTGGTGTGCCTGGACGTGCTCATCCACTACCCGCGGGAGGAGGCGCAGAAGATGATCCGccacctcgcctccctctccgagaAGCGGCTCGTCATCAGCTTCGCGCCCAAGACGCTCTACTTCGACGTGCTGAAGCGCGTCGGCGAGCTGTTCCCCGGCCCGTCCAAGGCCACGCGCGCCTACCTCCACTCGGAGAAGGACATCGAGGAGGCGCTCCGCGCCGCCGGCTGGCGCGTCAAGAACAAGGGCTTCATTTCCACCCAGTTctacttcgccaagctctacgaggccgtccccgtcgccgccggctCGTCGTAG